Proteins encoded within one genomic window of Rhodothermales bacterium:
- a CDS encoding DUF2442 domain-containing protein, with amino-acid sequence MNPRVTAVQPQDDHTLLVTFENEEKRLFDAKPYLERGVFQELKDLVYFKRVKVSWGAIVWPNEQDLSHDTLYLIGEPVAERTQ; translated from the coding sequence ATGAATCCAAGAGTAACCGCTGTTCAGCCACAAGACGATCATACCCTCCTCGTGACCTTCGAAAACGAGGAAAAACGATTGTTCGATGCCAAGCCCTATTTAGAAAGGGGAGTGTTTCAAGAACTGAAAGACCTTGTTTATTTCAAGCGTGTGAAGGTATCGTGGGGTGCCATTGTTTGGCCCAATGAACAAGATTTAAGCCATGACACCTTATATCTCATTGGGGAGCCTGTTGCTGAACGCACTCAATAG
- a CDS encoding cysteine hydrolase family protein — protein sequence MKSALLIVDVQTALCAGEGSAFDIDNVVDRINAVSARARASGMPVVLIQHEEEEGPFRFGSDGWKLYERVATQPDDIRIRKKGSDSFYQTELHALLQARGVGNLVICGLQSEFCVDSTVRGALALGYPVTLVADGHSTLDNGVLSAAQISAHHNATLENLGSYGPRVTPTPAAQVLGYQVLGQQGLDNKV from the coding sequence ATGAAATCCGCACTGCTCATCGTCGACGTTCAGACGGCCTTGTGTGCCGGCGAAGGGTCGGCCTTTGACATCGACAACGTCGTCGATCGAATCAACGCCGTCTCTGCACGAGCACGGGCCTCGGGCATGCCCGTGGTGCTCATTCAGCACGAGGAAGAGGAGGGGCCGTTTCGCTTTGGATCGGATGGATGGAAACTCTACGAACGCGTTGCGACGCAGCCAGACGACATCCGAATCCGCAAAAAAGGCTCGGACTCGTTCTATCAAACCGAGCTGCACGCCCTGCTGCAGGCACGCGGGGTCGGCAACCTGGTCATTTGCGGCTTACAAAGCGAGTTCTGTGTAGATTCGACCGTCCGTGGCGCCCTCGCACTCGGCTACCCGGTCACCCTGGTCGCGGACGGGCACTCGACCCTGGACAACGGCGTTTTATCCGCCGCCCAGATCTCGGCGCACCACAACGCGACGCTGGAAAACCTCGGTAGTTATGGGCCGAGAGTCACCCCAACGCCGGCGGCACAGGTGCTTGGATATCAAGTGCTTGGCCAACAGGGTTTGGACAACAAAGTATAG
- a CDS encoding RNA polymerase sigma factor: MLDPTGPHTRDAYRQMVVAHQRVVYAFALQLTGNHEDAEDLSQEFFIKAHQMLDSFRGDGSMRGWLFRITANRYLSGRRKKSLAYAPSLGLEEHAAFVLGSMDDPRAITPAIEKP; this comes from the coding sequence GTGCTCGACCCGACCGGACCACATACCCGAGATGCGTATCGCCAGATGGTCGTCGCCCATCAGCGCGTCGTCTATGCGTTCGCCCTCCAGTTGACGGGCAACCATGAGGACGCCGAAGATCTATCGCAAGAGTTCTTCATCAAGGCGCACCAGATGCTGGACTCGTTCCGCGGCGACGGCTCGATGCGCGGCTGGCTATTTCGGATCACCGCCAACCGGTACCTGTCGGGCCGGCGCAAGAAATCCCTGGCCTATGCGCCCTCCCTCGGCCTGGAGGAGCACGCCGCCTTTGTCCTCGGGTCGATGGACGATCCTCGGGCGATCACGCCAGCCATCGAGAAACCATGA
- a CDS encoding M23 family metallopeptidase produces the protein MLLGLLAVAGCAEERVLRGVQHLTQTPYDAYLTALRGARLDETALGRTWIMAGVAAVATPLAIESPYQEVGYLDPREVTARAYFIRLQQGQRLDVQIAVHAGDSSRVFVDLFEVPDDSTDNLRHVAIADSANRLVVEAREPLTYILRMQPELLRGGRYTLDIVVDASLGFPVAGRSNAAVQSLFGAEREGGRRSHEGVDIFAPRGTPVLAISSGYVARIDETNLGGKVIWVRDAHRNQAYYYAHLDQQLVSANTRVEAGDTLGLVGNTGNARSTPSHLHFGIYATRRAVDPYPYIQDMPDTPLELAADTSRLGSWARVTASTAFLRYSPNPRSEKLGELPRHTALRVVAGSGSWYRVALPDGTGGFVLAHQIEDAFEPLRSRAVAAGVPVRGQATSAAVPIDSVSVASHLPVFGEFGDYLGVTSPSGRTGWIEAME, from the coding sequence ATGCTCCTCGGCCTGTTGGCCGTGGCGGGTTGTGCGGAAGAGCGCGTCCTACGAGGCGTGCAACACCTCACACAGACGCCTTACGATGCCTACCTGACGGCACTTCGCGGGGCGCGACTGGACGAAACGGCGCTGGGGCGGACGTGGATCATGGCCGGCGTAGCGGCGGTCGCCACACCGCTGGCCATCGAATCCCCCTATCAAGAGGTAGGGTATCTGGACCCTCGCGAAGTGACGGCCCGCGCCTACTTCATCCGTCTGCAGCAGGGCCAACGGCTGGATGTCCAGATTGCCGTCCACGCCGGCGATTCGTCTCGCGTGTTTGTCGACCTGTTCGAAGTGCCGGACGATTCAACCGACAACCTGCGGCACGTGGCGATCGCCGACAGCGCGAACCGATTGGTGGTCGAAGCACGTGAGCCACTCACGTACATCCTGCGCATGCAGCCTGAGTTGCTTCGTGGGGGGCGGTACACCCTGGACATCGTCGTAGACGCTTCCCTCGGCTTCCCGGTGGCCGGCCGCTCCAATGCCGCGGTGCAGAGCCTGTTCGGGGCGGAACGGGAAGGCGGCCGGCGTTCCCACGAGGGCGTCGACATCTTCGCCCCGCGGGGGACGCCGGTCCTGGCCATATCTTCCGGATACGTCGCCCGGATCGACGAGACGAATCTTGGCGGCAAAGTGATCTGGGTGCGTGATGCGCACCGGAATCAGGCCTACTATTACGCCCATCTGGATCAGCAGCTGGTGTCGGCGAATACCCGAGTCGAGGCCGGCGACACGCTGGGGCTCGTAGGCAATACCGGCAATGCGCGCTCGACGCCGTCGCACCTGCACTTCGGCATTTATGCCACGCGACGCGCCGTCGACCCCTATCCGTATATCCAGGACATGCCCGACACCCCGCTCGAGCTCGCGGCCGATACGTCGCGCCTGGGCTCCTGGGCCCGGGTCACGGCCAGCACCGCTTTTTTACGGTACTCACCCAATCCCCGCTCGGAGAAACTGGGTGAATTGCCCCGCCACACCGCACTTCGGGTCGTCGCGGGGAGCGGCAGTTGGTACCGTGTCGCCCTGCCCGATGGCACGGGCGGCTTCGTCCTCGCGCACCAGATCGAAGACGCCTTCGAGCCGTTACGCAGCCGCGCTGTTGCCGCCGGCGTACCCGTTCGCGGCCAGGCAACCAGCGCCGCCGTGCCGATCGACAGCGTGAGCGTCGCCAGCCATCTGCCGGTGTTTGGGGAGTTCGGGGATTATCTGGGCGTGACGTCGCCGAGCGGCCGAACCGGCTGGATCGAGGCGATGGAGTAG
- a CDS encoding pitrilysin family protein, whose product MRSSLVAGALFASVVLSACSPASDEPAPSTYQVPVSYHTLDNGLRVVLSQDKTAPTVVVAVYYNIGFRNEPRDRTGFAHLFEHMMFQGSENLGKMEFVSLVQNNGGVLNGSTRFDFTNYFQIVPAHKLETMLWAEADRMRGLAVTQENLVNQQDVVKNEVRVNVLNQPYGGFPWLDMPQYANENWQNAHNFYGELTDLEAATLEDVQAFFDTFYAPNNAVVVIVGDFEEAPALELVGQYFGDIPPSELPAMPDLTEPRQTTEKRASKTDNLAQRPALAFAYHMPDRNTPEYYAMGLIDQILLQGDDSRIRQAIVKERGMTGSVDGGINLLGNMFNYNGPMLWMGSLFHDSNVPADSIIAALDSVLIDLATNPVDQETLDRAVVKMRSNLYDAAGGFFGFGRADLLASFALFDNDPARINALEDEFRKVTPDIILQTAQEYLRASNRTVLTVEPTFETPQKPAG is encoded by the coding sequence ATGCGATCCTCTCTCGTAGCGGGCGCGCTCTTCGCGAGTGTCGTCCTATCGGCTTGTTCGCCTGCCTCCGACGAGCCAGCGCCGTCGACCTATCAGGTACCTGTATCCTACCATACGCTGGATAACGGACTGCGGGTAGTGCTCTCGCAAGACAAAACGGCGCCTACCGTCGTCGTCGCCGTGTACTACAACATCGGCTTCCGCAACGAACCGCGGGACCGCACCGGCTTCGCGCATCTCTTCGAACACATGATGTTCCAGGGATCGGAAAACCTCGGTAAGATGGAGTTCGTCTCGCTGGTGCAGAACAACGGCGGCGTGCTGAATGGCTCCACCCGGTTCGACTTCACGAACTACTTCCAGATCGTGCCGGCGCACAAGCTCGAGACCATGCTCTGGGCCGAGGCCGACCGCATGAGAGGCCTCGCTGTCACCCAGGAGAACCTCGTGAACCAGCAGGATGTGGTGAAGAACGAGGTCCGCGTCAACGTCCTCAACCAGCCTTATGGCGGCTTCCCGTGGCTGGACATGCCGCAGTACGCCAACGAGAACTGGCAAAACGCCCACAACTTTTACGGGGAATTGACCGATCTCGAGGCCGCGACGCTGGAGGATGTACAGGCGTTTTTCGACACCTTCTATGCACCAAACAACGCCGTCGTCGTGATCGTGGGCGATTTCGAGGAGGCGCCGGCGCTCGAACTCGTTGGGCAGTATTTCGGCGATATCCCGCCCTCCGAGCTTCCGGCGATGCCGGACCTCACCGAGCCGCGCCAGACGACCGAGAAACGAGCCAGCAAAACCGACAATCTCGCCCAACGCCCCGCACTCGCGTTTGCCTACCACATGCCCGACCGCAACACCCCCGAGTATTACGCGATGGGGCTCATCGACCAGATCCTGCTCCAGGGCGACGATAGCCGCATCCGTCAGGCCATCGTCAAGGAACGCGGCATGACCGGCAGCGTCGACGGCGGCATCAACCTGCTCGGCAACATGTTTAACTACAACGGCCCGATGCTCTGGATGGGCTCGCTGTTCCACGACTCGAACGTGCCGGCGGACTCCATCATCGCGGCGCTCGATAGCGTCTTGATCGACCTGGCCACGAACCCGGTGGATCAAGAGACCCTCGACCGCGCCGTTGTCAAGATGCGCTCTAACCTCTACGACGCCGCGGGCGGCTTCTTTGGCTTCGGCCGCGCCGACCTGCTCGCGTCCTTCGCCCTCTTCGACAACGATCCGGCCCGCATCAACGCGCTCGAAGATGAATTCCGGAAGGTCACTCCAGACATCATCCTCCAGACGGCGCAAGAATACCTCCGCGCCTCGAATCGAACCGTGCTGACTGTCGAGCCGACGTTTGAAACCCCGCAGAAGCCCGCGGGGTGA
- a CDS encoding pitrilysin family protein, producing the protein MYRTLLFRVLVFGLVAAPALAQKQTPPPGDAPRDFVLPARSTFTLDNGLKVTLIPYGSLPKASVQLIVGTGNVDEAADQVWLADLLGDLMKEGTNSRSAEDIAAEAARMGGEINIGVGLDQTSISGDVLSEFTPNVVSLIADIAQNPSLPGSEVERLKRDLVRQLSIQKTEPNSIALAEFRKVMYGEHPYGRVFPDEEPLSGFTIEAVRAFYNTHFNASRARLYVAGVFDGAAVRTAIESSLGAWKGGVQPSREEPAPTSRREVYIVDIPGAEQSNLYIGLPTIDPSSDDYIPLLVTNSLLGGSFGSRITRNIREDKGYSYSPFSSVSVRYRDGYWVQMAAVTTNVTGPAIQEIFYEIDRLQNEPPSAEELEGFKNYMAGTFVLQNSSRQGIIGQINFLDLHGLPDAYLATFVEKIHALTPEEVQRIAETYLRDEEMVIVISGDKQQIQSQVAGFGPMGSD; encoded by the coding sequence ATGTATCGCACCCTCCTCTTCCGTGTGCTGGTGTTTGGCCTGGTGGCTGCGCCGGCGCTGGCTCAAAAACAAACGCCGCCGCCGGGCGACGCCCCGCGGGACTTCGTCCTGCCGGCGCGATCTACCTTCACACTGGACAACGGACTCAAGGTGACGCTCATTCCGTACGGTAGCCTGCCCAAGGCGAGCGTACAGCTCATCGTAGGCACCGGCAATGTCGATGAGGCGGCCGACCAGGTCTGGCTGGCCGACCTCCTGGGCGACCTCATGAAGGAGGGCACGAACAGCCGCTCCGCCGAGGACATCGCCGCGGAAGCGGCACGGATGGGCGGCGAGATCAACATCGGCGTGGGGCTGGACCAGACCTCGATTTCCGGCGACGTGCTGAGCGAGTTCACCCCGAACGTGGTCTCCCTGATCGCGGATATCGCCCAGAACCCGAGCCTGCCGGGCAGCGAGGTCGAGCGGTTGAAGCGCGACCTTGTCCGCCAGCTGAGCATCCAGAAAACCGAACCCAATTCGATCGCCCTGGCGGAGTTTCGGAAGGTGATGTATGGCGAGCACCCCTATGGCCGCGTTTTCCCCGACGAGGAGCCGCTGAGCGGCTTTACGATCGAGGCGGTGCGGGCGTTCTACAACACTCATTTCAACGCGTCGCGCGCCCGACTCTACGTGGCCGGCGTGTTCGATGGTGCGGCCGTTCGCACGGCGATCGAGTCGTCTCTGGGAGCTTGGAAAGGCGGCGTGCAGCCCTCGCGCGAAGAACCCGCGCCGACATCACGGCGCGAAGTCTATATCGTGGACATCCCCGGCGCCGAACAGTCCAACCTCTACATCGGCCTGCCGACGATCGACCCATCGAGCGACGACTACATCCCGTTGCTCGTCACCAATTCCCTGCTCGGCGGCTCTTTTGGCTCGCGCATCACACGCAATATTCGAGAGGACAAAGGCTACTCGTATTCACCCTTCAGCTCGGTATCCGTCCGCTACCGCGACGGGTACTGGGTGCAGATGGCGGCCGTGACGACCAACGTGACCGGGCCGGCGATCCAGGAGATCTTCTATGAGATCGATCGTCTCCAGAACGAACCGCCCTCTGCTGAAGAACTGGAAGGCTTCAAAAACTACATGGCAGGCACGTTCGTGCTCCAGAACTCGTCGCGCCAGGGGATTATCGGACAGATCAACTTCCTCGACCTGCACGGCCTGCCGGACGCCTACCTGGCGACCTTCGTCGAAAAGATCCACGCCCTCACCCCCGAAGAGGTGCAACGCATCGCGGAAACCTATCTGCGGGATGAGGAGATGGTGATCGTGATCTCCGGCGACAAACAGCAGATCCAGAGCCAGGTGGCGGGATTCGGACCGATGGGGAGCGATTAA
- the hisI gene encoding phosphoribosyl-AMP cyclohydrolase yields the protein MRADALLAQVKFNADGLVIAVAQDHATGEVLMLAYMNVATLRQTIETGVMTYWSRSRQKVWVKGESSGNTQSVREVSIDCDGDALLFKVDQRGAAACHTGRVSCFYRRLEDDALVVTSEPLFDPSTVYKQHE from the coding sequence ATGCGTGCCGACGCTCTCCTCGCTCAAGTCAAATTTAATGCCGATGGACTCGTGATCGCGGTGGCGCAGGACCATGCGACGGGCGAAGTCCTCATGCTTGCCTACATGAACGTGGCGACGCTCCGCCAGACGATCGAGACGGGGGTCATGACGTACTGGAGCCGCTCCCGCCAGAAAGTGTGGGTGAAGGGGGAGAGCAGCGGAAATACGCAGAGCGTCCGCGAAGTGTCGATCGATTGTGACGGGGATGCCCTGCTTTTCAAAGTCGACCAGCGCGGCGCCGCCGCCTGCCACACGGGCCGCGTGTCCTGCTTCTACCGCCGGCTCGAGGACGACGCCCTCGTTGTCACCTCCGAGCCGCTGTTCGACCCCTCGACGGTGTATAAGCAACACGAATAA